A DNA window from Arachis hypogaea cultivar Tifrunner chromosome 18, arahy.Tifrunner.gnm2.J5K5, whole genome shotgun sequence contains the following coding sequences:
- the LOC140181513 gene encoding uncharacterized protein encodes MSGLSINFDKSSLIPLNCEEQWVHRMCRLWGCKEATLPVKYLGVPLGANPRLVKTWKPIIDKVEEKLSLWKAKVLNKAEKLVLIKSILNSLPVYYLSLYKMPKAVAEKLISLQRRLLWSKEDGEQGMTLVKWELVQAPRKFGGLGVGDDMVQNTALLFKWWWHFAKEECSLWKKVVLQEEMLSEDVTSYSFTKNIWKGLAPPRMELFVWFVLVGRVNTKERLSRLGVISQNDKRCVLCNKDDEQVHHLFLGCDFVWQVWSAWISAFG; translated from the exons ATGTCAGGGCTCAGTATCAACTTCGACAAGTCCAGCTTGATTCCTCTCAATTGTGAAGAGCAGTGGGTACATCGTATGTGCAGATTATGGGGTTGTAAGGAAGCTACCCTCCCTGTTAAATACCTTGGAGTCCCCTTAGGAGCTAATCCGAGGTTGGTTAAGACCTGGAAGCCTATCATTGATAAGGTGGAGGAGAAACTAAGCCTCTGGAAAGCTAAGGTGCTAAACAAAGCGGAAAAGCTGGTACTTATAAAATCTATCTTGAATAGCTTACCAGTGTATTATCTGAGCCTATACAAGATGCCGAAGGCGGTTGCAGAGAAGCTGATTTCCCTACAAAGAAGACTTTTGTGGAGTAAGGAGGACGGGGAGCAGGGGATGACGTTGGTGAAATGGGAGTTGGTACAGGCCCCTAGAAAGTTTGGTGGGTTGGGAGTTGGAGATGATATGGTTCAAAACACCGCActgttgtttaagtggtggtggcactTTGCGAAGGAAGAGTGCTCTTTGTGGAAGAAGGTG GTGCTACAAGAAGAAATGCTATCAGAGGATGTTACCAGTTACAGCTTCACGAAGAACATCTGGAAAGGGTTGGCTCCACCAAGAATGGAGCTGTTTGTTTGGTTTGTCCTGGTAGGCAGGGTGAATACAAAGGAACGGCTAAGCCGTCTCGGGGTTATTAGCCAGAATGATAAGCGGTGTGTCTTGTGTAATAAGGATGATGAGCAGGTCCATCACTTATTTCTTGGCTGTGATTTTGTTTGGCAAGTGTGGAGTGCATGGATATCTGCGTTTGGCTGA